One genomic segment of Alkalimarinus alittae includes these proteins:
- a CDS encoding DUF3302 domain-containing protein, which yields MEGGSTTLFWVSLGLILSCVIVITLFIVFVHTMPGKIAEKRGNPQAKAIEITSLLGLLVFPLWMAALVWSYLKPFTVSVAVVDGELTPRAKELEPEKEHTVAESSQILASTNEQGEA from the coding sequence ATGGAAGGTGGATCAACAACGCTATTCTGGGTTTCGTTAGGGCTTATCTTAAGCTGCGTTATTGTTATTACGTTGTTTATAGTTTTTGTGCATACGATGCCTGGGAAAATTGCTGAAAAGCGTGGCAACCCTCAAGCTAAAGCGATTGAAATAACCTCATTATTAGGCCTGCTGGTTTTTCCGTTATGGATGGCTGCGCTTGTTTGGTCTTACCTAAAACCATTTACAGTGTCGGTTGCCGTTGTTGATGGCGAGCTTACTCCTCGAGCTAAAGAACTAGAACCAGAAAAAGAACACACTGTAGCTGAAAGCTCACAGATATTAGCATCAACTAACGAGCAGGGTGAGGCTTAA